From a region of the Calliphora vicina chromosome 4, idCalVici1.1, whole genome shotgun sequence genome:
- the LOC135957753 gene encoding uncharacterized protein LOC135957753, with amino-acid sequence MTRTRSSCSNRPFSSTMSSINWRNQRNFLKAATVLLVISSNQLGVVLAGGYGGYGGGGGGGLAGSSASASASSFSSSGAGGWSGGAGGGGGNPFLPGGGHDGAVVSIRKDVNLNNLKHGISGVLGGILDGVGKLHGAAASAGGGGGGLFLGGGGGGGGFGGGGGGGGGGGFGGGGGKPGNPFLGGRKPGGGGSGKPPVYPGGGSDDWHPADNSGPNKPVPQPDLTYVPPPLPSSGNGLGGPSGPGGYGGGGGGGAGAGGGAGGGAGSGGYGGKGGAGGFPGGPGSPGGPGGYGGGGGGGAGGGAGSGGYGGKGGAGGFPGSAGGPGSPGGPGGYGGGGGGGAGAGGGAGGGAGSGGYGGKGGAGGYPGGPGSPGGPGGYGGGGGGGAGAGGGAGGGAGYGGKGGAGGYPGGPGSPGGPGGYGGSGAGGGGGGGGGAGAGGGSGTFGGKGGDGGYAGAPGSPGSSGGYGGSGAGGGAGGGGGVGGGGGYGGGSGSPGSSGSPGGPGGHGGVGGYGGSGGNGGSGGHGGAGGNGDSGGHGGSGGYGAGGGGGLGGGAGNGGGYGGPGGNGGPGGQGGPGGYGGPGNAGGPGGYGGNGGGAGGGAGGGAGAGGPGGHGGYGGSGGAGKGYGGSGNAGGQGGPGSPGGPGGHGGSGGSGAGGGGGKGAGGGYGGGPGKSGGPGGSGETGGFGAGPGGAGGHGGFGGLGSGGKDFISSFIPGLGGAGAFSGASASSFAGAGSGSFGFGGPAGFGGGSPGGGGGGHDSGCTKCSGGGPGGHGGGGYGKSGAFASASASSSAYSKSY; translated from the exons ATGACACGAACGAGAAGTAGTTGTAGTAATAGACCGTTTAGCAGCACAATGTCCTCCATTAACTGGAGGAACCAAAGGAATTTCCTAAAAGCAGCCACAGTTTTACTAGTGATTAGCAGCAATCAGTTGGGCGTTG tacTGGCTGGTGGTTATGGTGGCTATGGAGGCGGTGGTGGCGGAGGTTTAGCTGGCAGTTCGGCATCGGCAAGTGCTAGTAGTTTTTCTTCAAGTGGTGCAGGTGGCTGGAGTGGGGGTGCTGGTGGCGGTGGAGGCAATCCATTTTTGCCTGGTGGTGGCCATGATGGAGCTGTGGTTTCGATACGCAAGGATGTGAATTTGAATAATCTTAAACATGGCATAAGTGGAGTATTGGGTGGCATTTTGGATGGTGTTGGCAAGTTACATGGTGCTGCAGCAAGTGCTGGTGGTGGAGGAGGTGGATTATTTTTGGGCGGCGGAGGAGGAGGTGGTGGATTTGGCGGCGGTGGAGGAGGAGGAGGTGGTGGTGGATTTGGAGGCGGTGGTGGTAAACCTGGAAATCCGTTTTTAGGCGGCCGCAAGCCTGGTGGTGGCGGTTCTGGGAAACCTCCTGTTTACCCTGGTGGTGGTTCCGATGATTGGCATCCCGCTGATAATTCTGGTCCAAATAAACCCGTTCCACAACCTGATTTAACATATGTTCCACCACCACTACCATCATCGGGTAATGGTCTTGGTGGTCCAAGCGGTCCTGGTGGTTACGGAGGAGGTGGTGGTGGCGGTGCCGGTGCAGGAGGTGGTGCTGGAGGCGGTGCTGGTTCGGGTGGTTATGGCGGCAAAGGAGGTGCTGGAGGTTTCCCAGGTGGTCCTGGAAGTCCAGGCGGTCCAGGAGGCTACGGAGGAGGTGGTGGTGGCGGTGCAGGAGGAGGTGCTGGTTCGGGTGGTTATGGCGGCAAAGGAGGTGCTGGAGGTTTTCCAGGAAGTGCAGGCGGTCCAGGAAGTCCAGGCGGTCCAGGTGGCTACGGAGGAGGTGGTGGTGGCGGTGCCGGAGCAGGAGGTGGTGCTGGAGGCGGTGCTGGTTCGGGTGGTTATGGCGGCAAAGGAGGTGCTGGAGGTTATCCAGGGGGTCCTGGAAGTCCAGGCGGCCCTGGTGGATATGGAGGAGGTGGTGGTGGCGGTGCCGGTGCAGGAGGAGGTGCTGGAGGCGGTGCTGGTTATGGCGGAAAAGGAGGTGCTGGAGGATATCCTGGTGGTCCTGGAAGTCCTGGCGGCCCTGGAGGCTATGGAGGTTCAGGAGCTGGCGGTGGTGGAGGCGGAGGAGGAGGCGCTGGTGCAGGAGGTGGTTCTGGTACTTTTGGCGGTAAAGGAGGGGATGGAGGTTATGCAGGCGCACCTGGAAGTCCTGGCAGCTCAGGTGGATATGGTGGTTCAGGCGCTGGCGGTGGTGCTGGAGGAGGAGGTGGTGTCGGTGGTGGTGGAGGCTACGGAGGAGGTAGTGGTAGTCCGGGAAGTTCAGGTAGCCCCGGCGGTCCAGGAGGTCATGGTGGCGTAGGCGGATACGGTGGCTCTGGTGGAAATGGGGGTTCTGGTGGCCATGGTGGTGCCGGTGGAAATGGAGATTCTGGTGGTCACGGAGGTTCTGGTGGATATGGTGCAGGAGGTGGTGGTGGACTAGGAGGTGGTGCTGGTAATGGTGGCGGTTACGGTGGACCAGGGGGTAATGGAGGACCAGGAGGTCAAGGAGGACCCGGTGGTTATGGTGGCCCTGGAAATGCAGGAGGACCAGGAGGATATGGCGGTAATGGTGGTGGTGCCGGAGGCGGTGCTGGTGGTGGAGCAGGTGCTGGAGGACCCGGAGGCCATGGTGGATATGGCGGTTCTGGAGGAGCTGGTAAAGGTTATGGTGGATCAGGCAATGCCGGAGGTCAGGGTGGTCCAGGAAGTCCCGGTGGACCTGGTGGTCATGGCGGGTCAGGAGGTTCCGGTGCTGGAGGAGGTGGTGGAAAAGGTGCCGGTGGTGGTTATGGTGGTGGTCCCGGAAAATCAGGTGGTCCAGGAGGCAGTGGAGAGACAGGAGGTTTTGGTGCAGGTCCAGGAGGCGCTGGAGGTCATGGTGGCTTCGGAGGCTTGGGTTCTGGCGGTAAAGATTTCATTAGTTCGTTCATACCTGGTCTTGGCGGAGCTGGAGCTTTCAGCGGTGCTAGTGCATCTAGCTTTGCAGGAGCTGGTAGTGGTTCCTTCGGATTTGGTGGTCCTGCAGGATTTGGTGGAGGTTCCCccggtggtggtggtggtggacATGACAGTGGCTGCACCAAATGTAGCGGTGGAGGTCCCGGTGGTCATGGCGGTGGCGGCTATGGCAAATCTGGTGCTTTTGCCAGTGCTTCAGCTTCATCCTCAGCGTATTCAAAAAGTTATTAA